The following proteins are encoded in a genomic region of Mycoplasma sp. NEAQ87857:
- the rpoE gene encoding DNA-directed RNA polymerase subunit delta, producing the protein MKTRTMLEIAIDAISEDTKKQFTFDELFHIIEDELKDDWTEKFVNDSTPYEKIQTKKMGELYRLLTVDKRFHRNFDGTWQSKTIEVYVK; encoded by the coding sequence ATGAAAACAAGAACAATGCTTGAAATTGCAATCGATGCAATTTCTGAAGATACTAAAAAACAATTCACATTTGATGAATTATTTCATATCATTGAGGATGAATTAAAAGATGATTGAACAGAAAAATTTGTTAACGATTCAACACCTTATGAAAAAATTCAAACTAAAAAAATGGGTGAATTATATCGTCTTTTAACAGTGGATAAAAGATTTCATCGTAATTTTGACGGTACTTGACAAAGTAAAACTATTGAAGTTTATGTCAAATAA
- the argS gene encoding arginine--tRNA ligase, whose product MGLKQLIKKAIIDAIIKLQNDNYFDVEFDANQVKFNLSEPNVPEKLNIENNFYAYSSNVAFVLKAYKKAAPTQIASEITNLLNQNQYIQKIDIAMPGFLNIVLNNEAFTKVIENILKNQETFGEMDEELTKERINIEFVSANPTGFLHVGHVRGAVYGDSLARIYKHAGFNIEKEYYINDAGNQINILADSTLVRYQNLFGIDTKLPEDSYGGMDIVWLANQIKDQYGDKFLDLAFKEELKELAVKILLEKIKSDLARINVTFDTYSSEKFIKEQGMIEPVLDKLKNDTYVDESGALFLKTEAKGDDKDRVLVKSDQTYTYLLPDVAYHETKYAKADKLINIWGADHSGYIKRMKVAMEYLGHDPEKLDILTIQLVRLIKDGQEFKMSKRLGTSVTLEDLLEMSSSDVIRFTMLTREINNKFDFDIDLANSQDNNSSVFIVQYAYSRTVSLLAKLANNELKVIDFSDKAKKLIIQLDNFQELISTIVQTSKVNLLSQYLIDLARDFNSFYSETKLIGHQDETVYASVVETTKIILGLGLSLIGVSAPSKM is encoded by the coding sequence AATAATTTTTATGCTTATTCTTCGAATGTAGCTTTTGTTTTAAAAGCATATAAAAAAGCTGCACCAACGCAAATTGCTAGTGAAATTACTAATTTATTAAATCAAAATCAATATATTCAAAAAATTGATATAGCAATGCCAGGATTTTTAAACATCGTTCTAAATAATGAAGCTTTTACAAAAGTTATAGAAAATATTTTAAAAAATCAAGAAACTTTTGGAGAAATGGATGAAGAATTAACTAAAGAAAGAATTAATATTGAATTTGTTTCAGCTAATCCAACAGGTTTTTTACACGTAGGTCATGTTAGAGGAGCAGTTTATGGAGATTCTTTAGCTAGAATTTATAAACACGCAGGATTTAATATTGAAAAAGAATATTACATTAATGATGCAGGAAATCAAATTAATATTCTTGCTGATTCTACTTTAGTTAGATATCAAAATTTATTTGGAATAGATACAAAATTACCAGAAGATAGTTATGGTGGAATGGATATTGTTTGATTAGCTAATCAAATTAAAGATCAATATGGAGATAAATTTTTAGATTTAGCTTTTAAAGAAGAACTTAAAGAATTAGCAGTAAAAATCTTATTAGAAAAAATTAAATCTGATCTAGCTAGAATTAATGTAACTTTTGATACTTATTCAAGTGAAAAATTTATCAAAGAACAAGGAATGATTGAACCGGTATTAGATAAATTAAAAAATGATACTTATGTTGATGAATCAGGAGCTTTATTCTTGAAAACTGAAGCTAAAGGCGATGATAAAGATAGAGTTTTAGTTAAAAGTGATCAAACTTATACATATTTATTACCTGATGTTGCTTATCATGAAACTAAATATGCTAAAGCAGATAAATTAATTAATATCTGAGGAGCAGATCATAGTGGTTATATTAAAAGAATGAAAGTAGCAATGGAATATTTAGGTCATGATCCTGAAAAATTAGATATTTTAACCATTCAATTAGTTAGATTAATCAAAGATGGTCAAGAATTTAAAATGTCTAAAAGATTAGGTACTAGTGTTACTTTAGAAGATTTATTAGAAATGTCTAGCTCTGATGTTATAAGATTTACAATGTTAACTAGAGAAATTAATAATAAGTTTGATTTTGATATTGATTTAGCTAATTCACAAGATAATAACAGTTCAGTCTTTATTGTGCAATATGCTTATTCTAGAACTGTTTCATTATTAGCTAAATTAGCGAATAATGAATTAAAAGTAATTGATTTTAGTGATAAAGCTAAAAAATTAATTATTCAATTAGATAATTTCCAAGAATTAATTAGTACCATTGTGCAAACTTCAAAAGTTAATTTATTAAGCCAATATTTAATTGATTTAGCTAGAGACTTTAATAGTTTTTATTCTGAAACTAAATTAATTGGACATCAAGATGAAACAGTTTATGCCTCAGTGGTTGAAACTACTAAAATTATTTTAGGATTAGGATTATCTTTAATTGGAGTTAGTGCACCATCAAAAATGTAA